The following proteins are encoded in a genomic region of Bosea beijingensis:
- the hutG gene encoding N-formylglutamate deformylase: MSAEIVTVTRGSSPLILSMPHPGTGVPPEVAAQLNERGRLVEDTDWHMRQLYGFAAPFAPSVVEAQLSRFVIDVNRDPSGVSLYPGQATTELVPSTTFDGAPIWQTAPDANEIERRKAAYFQPYHAALAAEIERVKAEHGYCVLWDCHSIKSVIPRLFPGTLPTLNLGTNSGESCAGSIEAAAVTAMARHPFTQIANGRFKGGWITRHYGRPSSQVHALQMEIALSAYLSEETAPWTFDAPKAAVLQTALSAIIAAALDAAKTLERSRS, from the coding sequence ATGAGCGCCGAGATCGTCACAGTCACGCGGGGCTCGTCCCCGCTCATCCTCTCGATGCCGCATCCCGGCACCGGCGTCCCGCCGGAGGTCGCGGCGCAGCTCAACGAGCGCGGCCGGCTGGTCGAGGATACCGACTGGCACATGCGCCAGCTCTACGGCTTCGCCGCGCCGTTCGCGCCGAGCGTCGTCGAGGCGCAGCTTTCGCGCTTCGTCATCGACGTCAACCGCGACCCGTCCGGCGTCTCGCTCTATCCGGGGCAGGCGACGACCGAGCTCGTGCCAAGCACGACCTTCGACGGCGCGCCAATCTGGCAGACAGCGCCCGACGCCAACGAGATCGAGCGGCGCAAGGCGGCCTATTTCCAGCCCTATCATGCGGCGCTGGCCGCCGAGATCGAACGGGTGAAGGCCGAGCACGGCTATTGCGTGCTCTGGGACTGCCACTCGATCAAATCGGTGATCCCGCGCCTGTTTCCGGGCACGCTGCCGACGCTAAACCTCGGCACCAATTCCGGCGAAAGCTGCGCCGGAAGCATCGAGGCCGCCGCCGTCACCGCGATGGCCCGGCATCCCTTCACCCAGATAGCCAATGGTCGCTTCAAGGGCGGCTGGATCACGCGCCATTACGGGCGCCCCTCAAGCCAAGTCCACGCGCTCCAGATGGAAATCGCGCTCTCGGCCTATCTCTCCGAGGAGACCGCGCCCTGGACCTTCGACGCGCCGAAGGCCGCCGTCTTGCAAACCGCCTTGTCCGCCATCATCGCCGCCGCCCTCGACGCGGCCAAGACCCTCGAACGGAGCCGTTCATGA
- the hutH gene encoding histidine ammonia-lyase, with amino-acid sequence MTTVSLNPGAAHLTDWRAILDGAVASLGGESAGNIASGQKIVDEIVAAGTVTYGVNTGFGKLASVRIADADLAKLQSNLIVSHAVGTGPALPDGVVRLLLAMKAASLARGASGVRPVVIEALTNALKADALPVIPAKGSVGASGDLAPLAHMTAALMGFGDIRLKGETLPATDALKRAGLTTLALGAKEGLALINGTQVSTTLALTGLAAIARVFDAALVAGALSVDALKGSDTPFDPRIQTLRGQPGQIKVAKILLDLIAGSAIRESHRHGDTKVQDPYSLRCQPQVMGAVHGLLSNVAATLSIEANAVTDNPLVLGPGEIVSGGNFHAEPIAFAADILAMAVCEIGNLSERRMALLVDPVMSGLPPFLARDAGLNSGFMIAQVTAAALASENKQKAYPASVDTIPTSANQEDHVSMATHGAFRLIDMAKNAASVIGVELMAAAEAIEHHRPLKTSARLEPVLALLRSKIAPLTEDRYLAPDLAAATEFVLSGAVGKAAGLDSFAECSA; translated from the coding sequence ATGACCACGGTTTCGCTGAACCCGGGCGCAGCCCATCTCACCGACTGGCGCGCGATCCTCGACGGCGCCGTCGCCTCGCTCGGCGGCGAGAGCGCGGGGAATATCGCCTCTGGCCAGAAGATCGTCGACGAGATCGTCGCCGCCGGCACCGTGACCTATGGCGTCAATACCGGCTTCGGCAAACTCGCCAGCGTTCGCATCGCCGATGCGGATCTCGCCAAGCTGCAGAGCAACCTGATCGTCTCGCATGCGGTCGGCACCGGCCCGGCCCTGCCCGACGGCGTCGTCCGCCTGCTGCTGGCGATGAAGGCGGCGAGCCTGGCGCGCGGCGCCTCCGGCGTGCGCCCCGTCGTGATCGAGGCCCTGACCAATGCGCTCAAGGCCGACGCCCTGCCCGTCATCCCGGCCAAGGGCTCGGTCGGCGCTTCCGGCGACCTCGCGCCGCTCGCCCATATGACCGCGGCCCTGATGGGGTTCGGCGATATCCGCCTGAAGGGCGAGACCCTGCCGGCGACTGACGCGCTGAAGCGCGCCGGCCTCACCACGCTGGCGCTCGGCGCCAAGGAAGGCCTCGCGCTAATCAACGGCACGCAGGTCTCGACCACGCTGGCGCTGACCGGCCTCGCCGCCATCGCCCGCGTCTTCGACGCCGCGCTCGTCGCCGGCGCGCTCTCGGTCGATGCGCTGAAGGGCTCCGATACGCCGTTCGACCCGCGCATCCAGACGCTGCGCGGCCAGCCCGGCCAGATCAAGGTCGCAAAAATCCTGCTCGACCTGATCGCCGGCAGCGCCATCCGCGAGAGCCATCGCCATGGCGATACGAAGGTGCAGGACCCCTACTCGCTGCGCTGCCAACCGCAGGTGATGGGCGCGGTCCATGGGCTGCTGTCGAATGTCGCCGCGACGCTTTCGATCGAGGCCAATGCCGTCACCGACAATCCGCTGGTGCTCGGCCCCGGCGAGATCGTCTCGGGCGGCAACTTCCACGCCGAGCCGATCGCCTTCGCCGCCGATATCCTGGCGATGGCAGTCTGCGAGATCGGCAATCTCTCCGAGCGCCGCATGGCGCTGCTGGTCGACCCCGTGATGAGCGGCCTGCCGCCCTTCCTCGCCCGCGATGCCGGCCTGAATTCGGGCTTCATGATCGCGCAGGTCACCGCTGCCGCGCTCGCCTCCGAGAACAAGCAGAAGGCCTATCCGGCTTCGGTCGACACCATCCCGACCTCGGCCAACCAGGAAGACCATGTCTCGATGGCGACGCATGGCGCCTTCCGCCTGATCGACATGGCGAAGAATGCCGCCAGCGTCATCGGCGTCGAGCTGATGGCGGCGGCGGAAGCGATCGAGCATCACCGCCCGCTCAAGACCAGTGCGCGTCTGGAGCCGGTGCTCGCCCTGCTGCGCAGCAAGATCGCGCCGCTGACCGAGGACCGCTATCTCGCCCCGGACCTCGCGGCCGCGACCGAGTTCGTGCTCTCCGGCGCCGTCGGCAAGGCGGCCGGTCTCGACAGCTTTGCCGAGTGCAGCGCATGA
- the hutI gene encoding imidazolonepropionase has protein sequence MSAAVDAPYGAIEDGVIAARDGHIVYAGPRSAAPAFQAAETVDCAGRWITPGLIDCHTHLVYGGDRAHEFELRLQGATYEEIARAGGGILSTVKATREASEDTLFASADRRLAALIAEGVTTVEIKSGYGLEQQAELKQLRVARRIGRERPVTVRTTFLGAHAVPPEYKGRSGDYTALVAGPLLNAVAAEGLADAVDAFCEGIAFSPEETRTVFTAAKAKGLAIKVHAEQLSNLHGAKLAAEMGALSADHLEYLDEDGVIAMAKAGTVAVVLPGAFYFLRETQKPPIELMRKHGAAIALATDANPGSSPLTSPLLVLNMACTLFRMTPEEALAGLTRHAATALGLQNEVGTLEAGKRCDLAIWEIGRPAELAYRIGFNPLHTRIWNGQ, from the coding sequence ATGTCGGCCGCGGTCGATGCGCCCTATGGCGCGATCGAGGATGGCGTCATCGCAGCCCGTGACGGGCACATCGTCTATGCCGGCCCACGCAGCGCGGCGCCCGCTTTCCAGGCCGCCGAGACCGTCGATTGCGCGGGTCGCTGGATCACGCCCGGCTTGATCGATTGCCACACCCATCTCGTCTATGGCGGCGACCGGGCGCATGAGTTCGAGCTACGCCTGCAGGGCGCGACCTATGAGGAGATCGCACGAGCCGGCGGCGGCATCCTCTCCACCGTCAAGGCGACGCGCGAGGCGAGCGAGGATACGCTCTTCGCCTCCGCCGATAGGCGCCTCGCTGCGCTGATCGCCGAGGGCGTCACCACCGTCGAGATCAAGTCCGGCTACGGGCTGGAGCAGCAGGCGGAGCTCAAGCAACTGCGCGTCGCGCGCCGGATCGGCCGGGAGCGCCCCGTCACCGTCCGCACCACCTTCCTCGGCGCCCATGCCGTGCCGCCGGAATACAAGGGCCGCTCGGGCGACTACACCGCGCTCGTCGCCGGGCCGCTGCTCAATGCCGTCGCCGCCGAGGGGCTGGCGGACGCCGTCGATGCCTTCTGCGAAGGCATCGCCTTCTCGCCGGAAGAGACCAGGACCGTATTCACGGCCGCCAAGGCCAAGGGCCTCGCGATCAAGGTCCATGCCGAGCAGCTCTCCAACCTGCATGGCGCCAAGCTCGCCGCCGAGATGGGCGCGCTCTCCGCCGACCATCTCGAATATCTCGACGAGGACGGCGTCATCGCCATGGCCAAGGCCGGCACGGTCGCGGTCGTGCTGCCGGGCGCCTTCTATTTCCTGCGCGAAACGCAGAAGCCGCCGATCGAATTGATGCGCAAGCATGGTGCGGCCATCGCGCTGGCGACCGACGCCAATCCCGGCTCCTCGCCGCTGACCTCGCCTTTGCTCGTGCTCAACATGGCCTGCACGCTCTTCCGGATGACGCCGGAAGAGGCGCTCGCCGGCCTCACCCGCCATGCCGCGACCGCGCTCGGCCTCCAGAACGAGGTCGGCACGCTGGAAGCCGGCAAGCGCTGCGATCTAGCCATCTGGGAGATCGGGCGCCCCGCCGAACTCGCCTACCGCATCGGCTTCAATCCCCTTCACACCCGCATCTGGAACGGACAATGA
- a CDS encoding formimidoylglutamate deiminase, giving the protein MQLSASERRSETVTETLHLAEALLPEGFASDVKLTVADGTITSVEAGVKPAADNRSFSGIALPGMPNLHSHAFQRGMAGLSERRGAPEDSFWTWREVMYRFLDRLDPDDVQAIAAQAFVEMLEGGFTALAEFHYLHHDKDGRAYANIATMGQAIASAAQETGLGLTLLPVLYRFGNFGQAPSVHGQRRFVNERDAYQRLLEGSLAAIRDLPDARLGVAPHSLRAVALDDLGWVSSLRPNDPVHIHVAEQVPEVEASLKITGKRPVELLMDTIPLDKRWCLIHATHLSDAERDGIARSGAVAGLCPITESSLGDGIFDGIRYAQAGGAYGVGSDSNIQIDAGSELRQLEYSQRLRDRRRALFAEEKASTGLALWQAACAGGARACGRAIGAIAPGHRADFITLDTDHPALVGRSGPEAVDSAIFAANAMPLRDVVVGGRRVVAEGRHVARDSVRSRFASVMRRLLAAD; this is encoded by the coding sequence ATGCAATTAAGCGCCAGCGAGCGACGGAGCGAAACGGTGACCGAGACCCTGCATCTGGCCGAGGCTCTTCTGCCCGAAGGTTTTGCCAGCGATGTGAAGCTGACCGTCGCCGACGGCACGATCACATCCGTCGAGGCGGGGGTGAAGCCGGCCGCGGATAACCGCAGCTTCTCAGGGATCGCTCTGCCCGGCATGCCGAACCTGCACAGCCACGCTTTCCAGCGCGGCATGGCGGGCTTGTCCGAGCGTCGCGGCGCGCCGGAGGATTCCTTCTGGACCTGGCGCGAGGTGATGTACCGCTTTCTCGACCGGCTCGATCCCGATGACGTGCAGGCCATCGCCGCGCAGGCCTTCGTCGAGATGCTGGAAGGCGGCTTCACCGCGCTCGCCGAGTTCCACTATCTCCATCACGACAAGGACGGGCGCGCCTACGCGAATATCGCGACGATGGGGCAGGCGATCGCGTCGGCCGCGCAGGAAACCGGCCTCGGCCTTACGCTGCTGCCGGTGCTCTACCGCTTCGGCAATTTCGGCCAGGCGCCCTCGGTCCATGGCCAGCGCCGTTTCGTCAACGAGCGCGATGCCTATCAGCGCCTGCTGGAGGGCAGCCTCGCCGCGATCCGCGACCTGCCGGATGCACGGCTCGGCGTTGCCCCGCACTCGCTGCGCGCCGTCGCGCTCGACGATCTCGGCTGGGTCTCGTCGCTGCGCCCGAACGACCCCGTCCATATCCATGTCGCCGAGCAGGTGCCGGAGGTCGAGGCGAGCCTGAAGATCACCGGCAAGCGCCCGGTCGAACTGCTGATGGACACGATCCCGCTCGACAAGCGCTGGTGTCTGATCCATGCGACCCACTTGAGCGATGCCGAGCGCGACGGCATCGCCCGCAGCGGCGCGGTCGCAGGCCTCTGCCCGATCACCGAATCCAGCCTCGGCGACGGCATTTTCGACGGTATTCGCTACGCGCAGGCCGGTGGCGCCTATGGCGTCGGCAGCGATTCCAACATCCAGATCGATGCCGGCTCCGAACTGCGCCAGCTCGAATATTCGCAGCGCCTGCGCGATCGCCGTCGCGCGCTCTTCGCCGAGGAAAAGGCCTCGACCGGACTCGCGCTCTGGCAGGCGGCCTGCGCCGGCGGCGCCCGCGCCTGCGGCCGCGCCATCGGTGCCATCGCGCCGGGCCACCGCGCCGATTTCATCACGCTCGACACCGACCATCCGGCGCTTGTCGGCCGGTCCGGCCCCGAGGCTGTCGACAGCGCGATCTTCGCCGCCAACGCCATGCCTTTGCGCGATGTCGTCGTCGGTGGCAGGAGGGTGGTGGCCGAGGGGCGCCATGTCGCCCGCGATTCGGTGCGCTCGCGCTTCGCCAGCGTGATGCGGCGCCTCCTCGCAGCAGACTAA
- a CDS encoding UTRA domain-containing protein translates to MTETRLDAVKLDGAGPVYDQIRRAIRDLVVSGEWQPGTSVPPEHALMEQLGASRMTVHRALVQLAREGLIIRRRRSGTVVATPPTSHAMLDILSIPEEVRQLGQAYAYDVLARTDGRPSPEVAELFSLKRSDKVAHLIVLHRADGKPHVLEERVIHADGVTGLADEDFAATPPGDWLLQHSLWSQAEHAISAIGAGEEQAALLEIAEGEPCLLVERRTWNQSHPVTAVRLLYPGFRHRFVGRFGPYGAA, encoded by the coding sequence ATGACGGAAACCCGGCTCGACGCGGTGAAACTGGACGGTGCCGGGCCGGTCTATGACCAGATCCGGCGGGCGATCCGCGATCTCGTCGTCAGCGGGGAATGGCAGCCGGGCACCAGCGTGCCGCCCGAGCATGCGCTGATGGAGCAGCTCGGCGCGTCCCGCATGACCGTGCATCGCGCGCTGGTCCAGCTTGCACGCGAAGGTCTGATCATCCGCCGCCGCCGCTCGGGCACGGTGGTCGCGACGCCCCCCACGAGCCACGCGATGCTCGACATCCTCTCGATCCCGGAGGAGGTGCGCCAGCTCGGCCAAGCCTATGCCTATGACGTGCTGGCTCGCACCGATGGCCGGCCTTCGCCCGAAGTGGCCGAGCTCTTCAGTCTCAAGCGCTCCGACAAGGTCGCGCATCTCATCGTGCTGCACCGCGCCGACGGCAAGCCCCATGTCCTGGAAGAGCGCGTCATCCATGCCGACGGCGTGACCGGGCTGGCAGATGAGGATTTCGCGGCGACCCCGCCCGGCGACTGGCTGCTGCAGCACAGCCTCTGGTCCCAGGCCGAGCATGCGATCAGCGCGATCGGCGCGGGCGAGGAGCAGGCTGCTTTGCTTGAGATCGCGGAGGGCGAGCCCTGCCTGCTGGTCGAGCGGCGGACCTGGAACCAGTCTCATCCGGTGACGGCCGTGCGCCTGCTCTATCCCGGTTTCCGCCACCGCTTCGTCGGCCGCTTCGGACCTTATGGCGCTGCCTAA
- a CDS encoding glycine zipper domain-containing protein gives MIIKKLLLVAALGAALGACTAREQNAGTGALIGAGAGAIIGGAATGRAGGALAGAAIGGASGAIIGGAATPQRCYGRDEWGRRVVYDC, from the coding sequence ATGATCATCAAGAAGCTGCTGCTCGTCGCGGCGCTTGGCGCCGCACTCGGTGCCTGTACGGCCCGCGAACAGAATGCCGGCACGGGTGCGCTGATCGGCGCGGGCGCCGGTGCCATCATCGGCGGCGCAGCCACGGGGCGCGCCGGCGGCGCATTGGCAGGTGCCGCGATCGGCGGAGCGAGCGGCGCCATCATTGGCGGCGCGGCCACACCGCAGCGCTGCTACGGACGCGACGAATGGGGCCGCCGCGTGGTCTACGACTGCTGA
- a CDS encoding PRC-barrel domain-containing protein, whose protein sequence is MTDVPMTSAATANPLIAGARVAGTDIYNTAGDHLGEIYDVMLDKLTGKVAYAIMSFGGFLGLGEKYHPIPWSVLDYDTQRGGYVVPLTKEQLEAAPMYDSEGEPDWDDKAYGKRVHDYYGTMPYWMM, encoded by the coding sequence ATGACCGATGTTCCCATGACCTCCGCCGCCACGGCCAACCCGTTGATTGCGGGCGCCCGTGTTGCAGGTACCGATATCTACAATACAGCTGGCGATCATCTCGGCGAGATCTACGACGTGATGCTCGACAAGCTTACGGGGAAGGTCGCCTACGCGATCATGTCCTTCGGCGGCTTCCTCGGACTGGGCGAGAAGTATCACCCGATCCCGTGGAGCGTTCTCGATTACGACACGCAGCGCGGCGGCTATGTCGTACCGCTGACCAAGGAGCAACTCGAGGCCGCGCCGATGTATGACAGCGAAGGCGAGCCCGACTGGGACGACAAGGCTTACGGCAAGCGTGTCCACGACTACTACGGTACGATGCCCTACTGGATGATGTAG
- a CDS encoding transglutaminase-like domain-containing protein — protein MRIRYGYRIELVCAHDMPLITLLDVHPSRRHDLTMPDEMKLTALADPSRPITMTQDLDAFGNIRRRMIAPPGGIRLESEGIVHDSGELDIVHPTAREVSPARLPDSALVYLLGSRYCETDKLYDQAWSLFGQIQPGWSRVQAIVDFVHNHLSFGYHFARNTRTAAEAFEERIGVCRDFAHLAVALCRCMNIPARYCNGYLGDIGVPLNPAPMDFNAWFEVFLGGRWYTFDARHNEPRIGRVVIARGRDATDVAMISSFGTHTLQHFEVVTEEIEDVPMPLMPPMPEQFDARPAAA, from the coding sequence ATGCGCATCCGCTACGGCTATCGGATCGAGTTGGTCTGTGCCCACGACATGCCCCTGATCACGCTGCTCGACGTGCATCCGTCGCGTCGGCACGACCTGACGATGCCGGACGAGATGAAGCTGACCGCTTTGGCCGATCCCTCACGGCCGATCACGATGACGCAGGATCTCGACGCCTTCGGCAATATCCGCCGGCGCATGATCGCGCCGCCGGGTGGCATTCGCCTGGAATCGGAGGGGATCGTCCATGATTCCGGCGAGCTCGACATAGTCCACCCGACCGCCCGCGAGGTCTCGCCCGCGCGCCTTCCGGATTCGGCTCTCGTCTACCTCCTGGGCAGCCGCTATTGCGAGACCGACAAGCTCTACGATCAGGCCTGGAGCCTGTTCGGGCAGATCCAGCCGGGCTGGTCGCGCGTCCAGGCGATCGTCGACTTCGTCCATAATCACCTGAGCTTCGGCTATCATTTCGCCCGCAATACCCGCACCGCCGCCGAGGCTTTCGAGGAGCGGATCGGCGTCTGCCGCGACTTCGCGCATCTCGCCGTCGCGCTCTGCCGCTGCATGAACATCCCGGCGCGCTACTGCAACGGCTATCTCGGCGATATCGGCGTGCCTCTCAATCCGGCGCCGATGGATTTCAATGCCTGGTTCGAGGTCTTCCTCGGCGGGCGCTGGTACACCTTCGATGCCCGCCACAACGAGCCGCGCATCGGCCGGGTCGTCATCGCGCGTGGCCGCGACGCGACCGATGTCGCGATGATCAGCTCCTTCGGGACGCATACGCTGCAGCATTTCGAGGTCGTCACCGAGGAGATCGAGGACGTACCGATGCCTCTGATGCCGCCGATGCCGGAACAGTTCGACGCCCGCCCGGCCGCTGCCTGA
- a CDS encoding diacylglycerol/lipid kinase family protein: MRYTIVVNARAGTVLEAGADAFAARLEAAFAAQGCGADVHLVPPREIDDALSLAIEDKHALPVLAGGDGTINGALPVLIQAARPIGILPMGTVNVLGRDLGLLGTLEQQVAALCGGEPVEMDVGRVNDRLFHSLSGMGFFSLMAREREYARRRFPFSRAAAFGIAATRSILFTRPVTLDITVGGEHRIVEADAVLVTVNCFEGADWRRPRLDEGVFEVHVLNAGGLYSRSKAALSVVSGHWRNSHNLTSFTGDAVTLIRRDKRRGHITFDGEVERKAGPLSYGLLPKALRVIAARPASD; the protein is encoded by the coding sequence ATGCGCTACACGATCGTCGTCAATGCCCGTGCCGGAACCGTTCTCGAAGCCGGTGCCGATGCTTTCGCGGCCCGACTGGAGGCGGCCTTCGCCGCCCAGGGCTGCGGTGCGGACGTGCATCTCGTGCCACCGCGCGAGATCGATGACGCGCTCTCGCTCGCGATCGAGGACAAGCATGCGTTGCCCGTCCTGGCCGGCGGCGACGGCACCATCAACGGCGCGCTGCCGGTCCTGATCCAGGCCGCCCGCCCGATCGGCATCCTGCCGATGGGCACGGTCAACGTGCTCGGCCGCGATCTTGGGCTGCTCGGCACGCTGGAGCAGCAGGTCGCCGCGCTCTGCGGGGGCGAGCCGGTCGAGATGGATGTCGGCCGGGTCAACGACCGGCTGTTCCATTCGCTGTCCGGCATGGGCTTCTTCAGCCTGATGGCGCGCGAGCGCGAATATGCGCGCCGCCGATTCCCCTTCAGCCGCGCCGCCGCCTTCGGCATCGCCGCGACGCGCTCGATCCTGTTCACCCGGCCGGTGACGCTGGACATCACCGTCGGCGGCGAGCACCGCATCGTCGAGGCCGATGCCGTGCTCGTCACGGTGAACTGCTTCGAAGGAGCGGACTGGCGCCGTCCCCGGCTCGACGAGGGCGTCTTCGAGGTTCACGTCCTCAATGCCGGCGGGCTCTATTCACGCAGCAAGGCGGCGCTCTCGGTGGTCTCGGGCCATTGGCGCAACTCGCACAACCTGACCTCCTTCACCGGCGACGCGGTGACGCTGATCCGGCGTGACAAGCGCCGTGGGCACATCACTTTCGATGGCGAGGTCGAGCGCAAGGCCGGACCGCTGAGCTACGGCCTGCTGCCCAAGGCGCTGCGGGTGATCGCGGCGCGACCCGCCAGTGATTGA